A region of Moorena producens PAL-8-15-08-1 DNA encodes the following proteins:
- the rplS gene encoding 50S ribosomal protein L19, which produces MNAQEIIRSLEAEQLKENVPTIYVGDTVRVGVRIKEGNKERVQPYEGTVIAMRNGGINETITVRRIFQGVGVERVFLLHSPKIANIKVVRRGKVRRAKLYYLRDRVGKATRIKQRFDRSL; this is translated from the coding sequence ATGAATGCTCAAGAAATCATTCGTTCCCTTGAAGCGGAACAACTAAAGGAAAACGTCCCTACCATCTACGTCGGTGACACCGTGCGGGTGGGGGTACGGATTAAAGAAGGTAATAAGGAACGGGTTCAACCCTATGAAGGCACTGTGATTGCCATGCGCAATGGTGGCATTAATGAAACGATTACAGTACGCCGGATTTTCCAAGGGGTTGGTGTGGAACGGGTTTTTCTACTCCATTCTCCAAAAATTGCTAATATAAAAGTAGTCCGTCGAGGCAAGGTGCGTCGAGCTAAGCTATACTATTTACGCGATCGCGTTGGTAAGGCTACTCGCATCAAACAACGCTTTGACCGTAGTTTATAA
- a CDS encoding phospholipid carrier-dependent glycosyltransferase: MKRCFRDPVILGLIWLGSGFCDRIWFALDHSAPAWDQADYLTGSLNYWQALQHPEWFSGEWWSSFWAISSKVPPLTYIIAAMVQQLFGTGPELATIALVLCSGVLIASVYGLGLVLFNRQVGLWAAGLVMLLPGLYRYRLEFLLDYPLTTVVSLCFWSLTVWWSLGRAKTPLSRSTVRQGWLWGLGFGVCLGLALLVKQTALFFLFVPIVWAGIRVLWQRQWQRLAQLIGGLLVSVLLFGPWYRINWLLILTSGKRATIDSAIAEGDPALNTLDAWVYYWKILPYLISWPLLLIPIVGLLIYGLKYWLKQSPIAKSNNLPSPHPPIWSLTWLGVFIVGGYLLCSLNINKDARYILPLVPVLSLFLAYGLTCWTNRWGKPMRWTTVGLATVLMMLNLFPLGGRGLTQLLSPRVQHLPYLGQPWPHRKVIAEIIKTQPYLRSNLGVLPSTPDINQHNFNYYGALANFQVYGRQVGTQAKQVKQDMRSLSWFLTKTGAQGSIPESQAAIVQEVEQGSEFELHQTWELPDASQLKLYHKRQPPIAVKPLSIKPVGDQSSIKPTSFNGNTSLAKRPRYANSNTLSSSSRVKLDQVTIPETSPAGVPVPVTYQWTGSWEQLQSGIVILTWQPTLRERQRRTTDTNLQPLTHGWLHDHGIAMGELHSSQLPSANSQFQVIERMAMFPPADIPAGSYTLKATYLNRQTRETYPIQVPTVTLTIDPAATPIPAPELDLITQMRILSTNLPKGLNGLEPVFEETARINQYDPIQDYLEQADLALSYRLELEPNNLDLAYALALSRVLQQDVEGAIAALKRVTQLDPQNPYAHAYLAFVYLYDWDGKDGENALKPALKINPTIPELQALSGIAALMQGNVFKAWSVIQGLEL; this comes from the coding sequence ATGAAAAGATGCTTTAGAGATCCAGTAATTCTAGGACTAATTTGGCTAGGGAGTGGATTTTGCGATCGCATTTGGTTTGCCCTAGATCACTCTGCCCCAGCTTGGGACCAGGCGGATTATTTGACTGGTTCCTTGAATTACTGGCAGGCGTTGCAGCATCCTGAGTGGTTCTCTGGGGAGTGGTGGAGCAGTTTTTGGGCAATTTCCTCAAAAGTCCCGCCATTGACTTATATTATTGCGGCAATGGTTCAGCAACTGTTTGGAACCGGACCAGAGCTAGCTACGATAGCGCTAGTTTTATGTAGTGGAGTGCTAATTGCTTCAGTTTATGGATTAGGGCTGGTGTTATTTAACCGCCAGGTAGGGTTATGGGCTGCTGGTTTAGTAATGTTGTTACCAGGACTATATCGCTACCGTTTAGAATTTTTGTTGGATTATCCATTAACCACAGTAGTCAGTTTGTGTTTTTGGTCTCTGACAGTGTGGTGGAGTTTGGGAAGAGCCAAGACACCCTTATCCCGAAGCACAGTAAGACAAGGATGGTTGTGGGGGTTGGGGTTTGGGGTTTGTTTAGGATTAGCGTTGCTAGTTAAGCAAACCGCCTTATTTTTTCTATTTGTGCCAATCGTTTGGGCTGGGATCAGGGTTCTGTGGCAGAGGCAATGGCAAAGGTTAGCTCAGTTAATCGGGGGTTTGCTGGTATCAGTTTTGCTATTTGGTCCATGGTACCGGATTAATTGGTTGTTGATATTGACCTCTGGCAAGCGAGCAACCATTGATTCCGCGATCGCAGAAGGAGACCCAGCCCTCAATACCCTTGATGCTTGGGTTTACTACTGGAAAATCTTACCTTACCTGATCTCTTGGCCGCTGTTGTTAATACCGATAGTAGGACTATTAATTTATGGGCTCAAGTATTGGCTCAAGCAATCCCCTATCGCAAAATCGAACAATCTCCCATCTCCCCATCCCCCCATCTGGTCACTAACCTGGCTAGGGGTCTTCATAGTGGGTGGTTATCTATTGTGTTCATTGAATATTAATAAAGATGCTCGCTATATCTTGCCATTAGTTCCAGTGCTATCACTGTTTCTGGCTTATGGTTTAACCTGCTGGACTAATCGTTGGGGTAAACCGATGCGTTGGACCACGGTAGGGCTAGCAACTGTACTGATGATGTTGAATCTATTTCCATTAGGAGGTAGAGGATTGACTCAATTACTTAGTCCCCGTGTACAACATTTGCCCTACTTAGGACAGCCATGGCCTCATCGGAAGGTAATTGCTGAAATCATCAAGACTCAACCTTACTTGCGCTCTAACTTAGGAGTATTACCATCAACCCCAGACATTAACCAACACAACTTCAATTACTATGGTGCATTAGCCAATTTCCAAGTATACGGGCGTCAAGTGGGAACCCAAGCCAAACAAGTGAAACAGGATATGCGATCGCTTTCTTGGTTCCTCACTAAAACTGGTGCCCAAGGGTCAATCCCAGAATCCCAAGCAGCTATAGTTCAGGAAGTTGAGCAAGGGTCAGAATTTGAGCTACACCAGACTTGGGAGTTACCCGATGCTAGCCAACTGAAACTGTATCACAAGCGGCAGCCACCAATAGCCGTAAAACCATTATCGATAAAGCCTGTGGGTGACCAATCATCCATAAAACCCACTAGTTTCAATGGCAATACTTCCCTGGCCAAAAGGCCACGCTACGCGAACAGCAATACTCTCAGCTCAAGTTCCAGAGTTAAATTAGACCAAGTCACCATACCAGAAACATCTCCTGCTGGAGTACCTGTACCAGTAACTTATCAGTGGACTGGTTCTTGGGAGCAATTACAATCTGGCATCGTTATCCTCACCTGGCAACCTACCCTTCGGGAACGCCAAAGGCGAACAACCGATACTAACCTGCAACCTTTAACCCACGGATGGTTACACGACCATGGTATTGCCATGGGAGAACTACACTCTTCCCAATTACCAAGTGCCAATTCCCAATTTCAAGTCATTGAACGGATGGCGATGTTTCCCCCAGCAGATATCCCAGCTGGAAGCTACACCCTGAAAGCAACTTACCTCAATCGACAAACTCGCGAAACTTATCCGATACAAGTACCAACCGTTACCTTGACCATCGATCCAGCCGCTACCCCCATACCTGCACCAGAACTAGATTTAATCACCCAAATGCGGATATTGTCCACTAATTTACCTAAAGGACTCAATGGCCTAGAACCGGTGTTTGAAGAAACTGCCCGCATTAACCAGTACGATCCGATTCAGGACTACTTAGAGCAAGCAGATTTAGCCTTAAGCTATCGGCTGGAATTGGAACCGAATAACCTAGACTTGGCCTATGCTCTGGCCTTGAGTAGGGTATTGCAGCAAGATGTAGAAGGTGCGATCGCAGCATTAAAGCGAGTCACCCAACTTGACCCCCAAAATCCCTATGCTCACGCTTATCTTGCCTTCGTCTATCTCTATGATTGGGATGGAAAAGATGGAGAAAATGCCCTAAAACCTGCCCTTAAAATCAACCCGACTATTCCCGAACTACAAGCCCTATCTGGTATAGCTGCCTTGATGCAAGGTAATGTGTTCAAAGCTTGGAGTGTTATTCAGGGATTAGAACTTTAA
- a CDS encoding type II toxin-antitoxin system RelE/ParE family toxin, whose translation MPETRVVFYQEEDGEVPVLEWLTQLLQSDRKGYANCVARIKLLAASGHELRRPVADYLRSGIYELRAKHRRVQYRILYFYYGQNVTILAHAMTKEQAAVPDIDIERALLRKGLFEQNPDVHTYVEEEEND comes from the coding sequence GTGCCGGAAACCCGTGTTGTTTTCTACCAGGAGGAGGATGGGGAAGTTCCAGTCCTAGAATGGTTGACGCAACTTTTGCAGTCAGACCGTAAAGGTTATGCCAACTGTGTTGCCCGAATTAAGCTACTTGCGGCATCTGGACATGAACTGCGTCGTCCAGTGGCAGATTATCTGCGCTCTGGTATTTATGAGTTGAGGGCAAAGCATCGTCGGGTCCAGTATCGTATCTTGTATTTTTATTACGGACAGAATGTGACGATTCTCGCCCATGCTATGACCAAGGAACAAGCAGCAGTACCGGACATTGATATTGAACGGGCACTCTTGAGAAAGGGTTTATTTGAACAAAACCCAGATGTTCATACCTATGTAGAGGAGGAAGAAAATGACTAA
- a CDS encoding helix-turn-helix domain-containing protein encodes MTKTSDAIKILNKKTRTDPEIEEMIAEASLNAEVAQLIYEARTKAGLTQKQLAELVGTKQPVIARLEDADYEGHSLSMLQKISRALNQRVAIAFIPTANLIP; translated from the coding sequence ATGACTAAGACTTCTGATGCGATTAAAATTCTTAACAAGAAGACTCGTACCGACCCCGAGATCGAGGAAATGATAGCAGAAGCTTCTCTTAATGCAGAGGTGGCACAGTTGATTTATGAAGCCAGAACAAAAGCGGGGTTAACCCAGAAACAGCTTGCAGAACTTGTGGGTACAAAGCAGCCTGTGATTGCACGACTCGAAGATGCTGATTATGAAGGACACTCCCTTTCTATGTTGCAAAAAATCTCTCGCGCTCTCAATCAGCGGGTAGCGATCGCGTTTATCCCTACCGCAAATCTGATTCCATAG
- a CDS encoding GNAT family N-acetyltransferase produces the protein MDELTIKVVGYTERLSEIKLIRVQVFQFEQGVASDLEFDGKDEIAKHLLAYWNNQPVGTSRVRYLDDKTAKIERLAVLSDARGKGIGKQLMIKALELAEQARVKVVVVHAQEYVKGLYEKLGFEVMGDSFEEAGIVHVKMVKQLIGLS, from the coding sequence ATGGATGAGTTAACTATTAAAGTTGTTGGATATACTGAACGATTATCAGAAATTAAGTTAATCAGGGTGCAGGTTTTTCAGTTTGAACAAGGGGTAGCATCGGATTTAGAGTTTGATGGTAAGGATGAAATAGCTAAGCATTTATTAGCCTATTGGAATAATCAGCCGGTAGGAACAAGTAGGGTGAGATATCTAGATGATAAAACAGCTAAAATAGAACGGTTAGCCGTCTTATCTGATGCTAGAGGTAAGGGCATTGGGAAACAGTTAATGATTAAGGCATTAGAGTTGGCTGAGCAAGCTAGAGTTAAGGTAGTGGTGGTTCATGCTCAAGAGTATGTGAAAGGGCTTTATGAAAAGTTAGGCTTTGAAGTAATGGGAGACTCTTTTGAGGAGGCTGGTATTGTTCATGTGAAGATGGTGAAGCAGTTAATAGGATTGAGCTAA
- a CDS encoding glycosyltransferase family 39 protein: MTKPSKQYFSLRWRFLIIVLLLLGIFFRCFNLNHKIYWHDEVYTSIRSSGYTGDEVIKEVFDGRVIGVEDLQKYQHPNPEKDLGDTINALAKNPEHPPLYYLMARFWRQLFGPAVNNPRGLSVLFSLLVFPAIYWLCLELFESPLVGWVAVALLAVSPFHVLYAQEAREYSLWTLTIILSCASLLRAIRKTKNSRKVTHYLWSWVIYGVTLTLSLYTFLFSIFVAIGHGIYVFILERFRLNKTSFAYFIASGAGFLAFSPWLVVVVTNLAVIQHKTHWTTIQVPLSFLVKIWGINLSLIFFDIGIPLEHPFTYIIPPILVSFVGYAIYFICRYTTQRVWLLVLTLIVITALGLILPDLIWGGRRSVSTRYFLPCYIGVQLAVAYVISMYITGYLSRATLIKANLRTQKVWKGIVAVLLTGGVISCAISSQTEIWWNKQVGHHNPTIARIINQTERPLVISNVSSVNPGDVISLSYLLNPQVKLQLVIPPTIPDIPQGFSDIFLFYPSDHLQQGLEEKYSTKIEWFDDSSVKPLGKLRL, translated from the coding sequence ATGACGAAACCATCTAAGCAGTATTTTTCCCTAAGATGGCGATTTTTAATTATCGTCCTTTTACTGCTAGGAATCTTCTTCCGCTGCTTCAATCTAAACCATAAAATCTACTGGCACGATGAGGTTTATACCTCAATTCGGAGTTCTGGCTACACCGGAGATGAAGTAATTAAGGAAGTTTTTGATGGTAGGGTGATTGGGGTTGAAGACTTACAAAAGTATCAGCATCCCAATCCTGAAAAAGACTTAGGGGATACTATTAATGCCTTAGCTAAAAACCCAGAACATCCACCCCTCTATTATTTAATGGCGCGGTTTTGGCGGCAGCTATTTGGTCCTGCTGTCAATAACCCTAGGGGTTTATCTGTTTTGTTTAGCCTGCTGGTTTTTCCAGCTATCTATTGGCTGTGCTTAGAATTATTTGAATCCCCTTTAGTGGGATGGGTAGCTGTGGCACTTTTAGCGGTATCTCCCTTTCATGTGCTCTACGCTCAAGAAGCACGGGAATATAGTCTATGGACATTGACTATTATCTTATCTTGCGCGTCTCTGTTACGAGCTATCCGAAAAACCAAGAATAGTCGAAAAGTAACACACTACCTCTGGTCATGGGTAATCTATGGTGTCACATTGACACTTAGTCTTTACACGTTTCTCTTTTCTATATTTGTGGCTATTGGACATGGAATTTATGTCTTTATTCTAGAACGTTTTCGCCTTAATAAAACTAGTTTTGCTTATTTTATAGCATCTGGTGCCGGGTTTCTAGCCTTTTCCCCTTGGTTAGTTGTAGTGGTTACTAACTTAGCTGTCATTCAGCATAAAACCCATTGGACAACCATTCAAGTCCCTTTATCATTTTTGGTAAAAATCTGGGGGATAAACCTTAGTTTGATATTTTTTGATATTGGAATACCACTGGAGCATCCATTTACCTATATAATCCCACCAATTTTAGTGAGTTTTGTGGGATATGCCATTTATTTTATCTGTCGTTATACTACCCAGCGAGTTTGGTTACTGGTTTTAACGTTAATCGTTATTACTGCATTAGGGTTAATCTTACCCGACTTAATTTGGGGAGGACGACGTTCAGTAAGTACTCGGTATTTCCTACCTTGCTATATCGGAGTGCAGCTGGCTGTTGCTTATGTAATTAGTATGTATATAACTGGGTATCTATCCAGGGCTACTTTAATAAAGGCTAATTTAAGAACACAGAAGGTCTGGAAAGGAATAGTAGCTGTGCTGCTTACAGGGGGAGTTATCTCTTGTGCTATTAGTTCCCAAACAGAAATATGGTGGAACAAGCAAGTTGGCCATCACAATCCTACCATCGCTAGGATCATTAATCAAACTGAGCGACCTCTGGTAATTAGTAATGTTTCTTCAGTGAATCCTGGAGATGTGATTTCTCTTAGTTATTTATTAAATCCTCAGGTAAAACTTCAGTTAGTCATTCCCCCTACTATTCCCGATATTCCTCAAGGATTTAGTGATATATTTCTATTTTATCCCTCTGATCATTTGCAACAAGGACTTGAGGAAAAGTATAGTACTAAGATAGAGTGGTTTGATGATTCGAGTGTCAAGCCCCTCGGTAAGTTAAGGCTTTAA
- a CDS encoding methyltransferase family protein, producing MWLLKDRIYPDKQWEQEIPIGMGIFGSGIIMLYWVAPFILISSGSELPLPLVAAAISINVMGVFRPYASDAQKYYTLKYRSGLITEGFFARCRNTNYLGEILIYSAFAMLAQHWLPFLILAGFIAGIFIPNMLKKDKSLSRYPEFADYKANSGLLLPQLFLATTSSPNDPDFAQKTR from the coding sequence ATGTGGCTACTCAAAGACCGTATCTATCCAGACAAGCAGTGGGAGCAAGAAATACCTATTGGCATGGGAATTTTTGGCTCCGGAATAATAATGCTCTACTGGGTTGCTCCCTTTATTCTGATTAGCAGTGGTTCTGAGCTTCCCTTACCCCTGGTAGCTGCTGCCATTTCGATTAATGTCATGGGAGTTTTTCGACCCTATGCCAGTGATGCCCAGAAATACTATACTCTCAAGTATCGTTCTGGATTAATCACAGAAGGATTCTTTGCTCGCTGTCGAAACACAAACTACTTGGGAGAAATCCTGATCTACTCTGCTTTTGCCATGCTAGCTCAGCACTGGCTACCCTTTTTGATTCTGGCAGGTTTTATCGCAGGTATATTTATTCCCAATATGCTCAAAAAAGATAAGTCTCTCTCCCGCTATCCAGAGTTTGCTGACTACAAAGCTAATTCTGGACTACTACTACCACAGCTATTTTTAGCTACTACTTCCAGTCCAAACGATCCAGATTTTGCACAAAAAACGAGGTAG
- a CDS encoding IS607 family transposase, translated as MRYKPPRKACELLAVSEKTLRNWEKAGKIKSIRTPSNQRRYDVDSVLGRVKDKPTIIYARVSTRRQKEDLERQAAFLQGKFPEAEVIKDIGTGLNYRRKGLKALLGRVLSRDVSEIVVAHKDRMARFGFELIEWICEQNGCRIVVLDQSNLSDEREMVEDILAIVHVFSCRLYGLRKYKSVIKEDPSLPGN; from the coding sequence ATCAGGTATAAACCCCCAAGAAAAGCCTGCGAGTTACTGGCAGTCTCAGAAAAGACTCTCAGGAATTGGGAAAAAGCCGGAAAAATCAAGAGTATCAGAACTCCCAGTAACCAGCGAAGATATGACGTTGACTCAGTTCTCGGACGAGTCAAAGATAAGCCAACAATCATTTACGCTCGAGTGTCAACCAGAAGGCAAAAAGAAGACCTTGAAAGACAAGCGGCATTCCTCCAAGGGAAATTCCCGGAGGCGGAAGTCATCAAAGATATCGGTACAGGACTCAACTACCGCAGAAAAGGTCTTAAAGCCTTATTGGGACGAGTTTTGTCAAGAGACGTCAGCGAAATTGTGGTCGCTCACAAAGACCGGATGGCAAGATTTGGATTCGAGCTTATCGAATGGATTTGTGAACAGAACGGTTGCAGAATCGTGGTTCTCGACCAGTCAAATCTATCTGATGAACGAGAGATGGTGGAAGACATCCTTGCCATCGTCCATGTCTTCAGTTGTAGACTCTATGGACTCAGGAAATACAAGTCAGTTATCAAAGAAGATCCGAGTCTACCCGGAAACTGA
- a CDS encoding RNA-guided endonuclease InsQ/TnpB family protein, translated as MSSVVDSMDSGNTSQLSKKIRVYPETELKLKWRTWINAARWCYNKAIATLKTTKIGKYDLRKKIMSDVPEWVSKTPYSPRESAIFQAFGAHKAAKKVDGEAKFRKFSDPVQSIRFNKVNFRKGTFYPKETKGRVFHSSESMPEKILHDPTLVIDRGRWFITFAIDEKPAKPSLPDRSIALDPGVRTFLTGFDGQRFLDIGSGDIGRVYRLCCHLDNLISRASLAKGSKNKRKRFKIRKAAQPMRVKIRNLIDEAHKKVACFLTSEYQVIYLPKFETSQMVSKTKRKIRSNTVRKMMSWAHYRFKMTLKHQAAKRGCFVVDVTEEYTSKTCTKCGHIHSKLGSSKRFKCPNCGHTIDRDHNGAFGIYLKALRDTSSSIIDVLYTVSGSCQELPG; from the coding sequence ATGTCTTCAGTTGTAGACTCTATGGACTCAGGAAATACAAGTCAGTTATCAAAGAAGATCCGAGTCTACCCGGAAACTGAATTAAAGCTAAAATGGAGAACTTGGATTAATGCCGCGAGATGGTGTTACAATAAGGCGATAGCAACTCTTAAAACCACAAAAATAGGGAAATACGACCTTAGAAAGAAAATAATGTCAGACGTCCCTGAATGGGTTAGTAAAACACCTTACAGCCCAAGAGAATCTGCAATATTTCAAGCATTTGGAGCTCATAAAGCAGCCAAGAAGGTAGACGGAGAAGCTAAGTTTAGGAAGTTTTCAGATCCAGTTCAATCGATCAGGTTCAATAAGGTTAACTTCAGGAAAGGAACTTTTTACCCAAAAGAGACGAAAGGTAGGGTTTTTCACAGTAGCGAATCAATGCCAGAAAAGATCCTTCATGACCCTACTCTGGTTATTGATCGAGGACGTTGGTTTATTACTTTTGCCATAGACGAAAAACCTGCTAAACCTTCTCTGCCAGATAGAAGTATTGCTTTAGATCCTGGAGTAAGGACATTTTTGACTGGATTTGACGGCCAGAGGTTTTTAGATATAGGTTCAGGAGACATTGGACGAGTTTACCGCCTTTGTTGCCACTTAGATAATCTAATATCTCGTGCCTCTCTAGCTAAGGGGTCTAAAAATAAAAGAAAAAGATTCAAGATCAGGAAGGCCGCTCAGCCCATGAGAGTAAAAATTCGCAATCTTATAGACGAAGCTCACAAAAAGGTTGCCTGTTTCCTCACTTCTGAGTATCAAGTTATTTACCTTCCCAAATTTGAGACATCTCAAATGGTGAGTAAAACCAAGAGGAAAATAAGAAGCAATACCGTTAGAAAAATGATGTCTTGGGCACATTATCGATTCAAGATGACATTGAAGCATCAGGCAGCCAAAAGAGGCTGTTTTGTAGTAGACGTCACTGAAGAATACACATCCAAGACTTGTACTAAATGTGGCCACATTCACAGCAAGTTAGGCAGTTCTAAACGATTTAAATGCCCAAATTGTGGCCACACCATTGACCGTGATCATAATGGCGCTTTTGGGATTTACCTGAAAGCTTTGAGAGATACCTCCTCGTCGATAATCGATGTGCTATACACGGTTTCCGGGTCTTGCCAGGAATTACCGGGTTAA